The DNA window ATTTTCTCAATCTTCTTAGTTTGGTTGACATTGTGGATGGAAAGTTCCATTCAAATATTTTAgttggtaacaatcttcttggaCTAATCTTGGACTAATTCGTAATTTTTAACCTCTCCATTCAAGCGTGTATGAGTATTTACTTATATATCTACTTATCTTATATTGCATGTTTTATATTTCAGATGTTCTTGGTGGAGTTGTAGAGATTACTCAATCCCAAGTCAGTTCTGATAACAGCAAGAGCAAAGTTGTTTTTTCAATTACTGATAACAGGTAAAATCCATATATTcacaatattttaaatatgtataattaataatataaatagttAAATATAATATTGAACAATACATCTTATTacttatatgtaatatttttatcatttttatggaTTCATCTTTTTTAATACAGCAAATCCATTGTTGTGTGTACGTTATGGGGTCAATTTGCAATCCAATTCCATGAGTACTGGACAAATAATAAGGATGATGGGAATATGATTGTGCTTCTGATTAATGCTCGAATAAAGGAGGCTCAAGGTATATGCTTTTGAATTTTTGTAAATTAGTGATATCGATATATGTAAATAATTTCATTATctgatattaattaaaataaatttgtagGAAACTTTCCTTTAAACGTATCAAATGCGTGGAATGGCACAAAACTGTTCATAAATGATATTAGCTTTGATGAAGTTTCCAAACTAAAAGAAAGGTATTTGCATCATGCACTTTAAACAAATTTCAACGTGCATTATCCTTTATCTCTGTAACCGCTTGATAGAAAATATAATTCTAAATTGCATTATCACATTATTGATGCAGTTTtaaaggtgattttccaaagttgTCAGATTCAAGTGTGCAAGTTACTGCATCACAAAATTCATACTACTCAGATTTCGATAAGTTTGTATGGAAAGCTGGTATATTAAGTCTTGCAGAAATAGGGATTTTGCAACAGGCAAGAGATCACATATTTTAaatgtatattattaattttgtgtCGTTCATCAATAATTCtatatttgtttgatttgttagGAAACTACGTGTGTAACTGTTGCGACGCTGGATAAATTTGATGTTGGCCAAGCTGGATGGTATTACGATGGATGTGTTGAATGCACAAAAAGTGTGACTCTGAGGGATGGAAAGCTTGAGTGCTATGCAAAACACATAAGTCCACGTCCCGTGCCCAGGTATTCTTAAACATTTTgttgtaatttttatttgttttgtatatTTTATTATGGCATATGAGATTATAACTGTTGTAGGTTTAAACTCGAAATATTGGCTGTTGACGGTAAATGTAAGGCAAAGTTTATTTTTTGGGACGTCGATTGTGTTAAGTTGGTTGGCAAATCCGCTGTTGAGATGATAAATCGTCTAAAAAAGGTACATGAGACGGCTTCATCATTCTATCCATgtataattcaaaaaaattattctaacATTTATTCTTTTAAACAAGGCTGGTGAATATGATCCGCTTGAATTCCCTTACGAACTTGATTCAATATTGAAACGGGAGTTGGCTATCATAGTTGTATTCCAGCCCAAAAATGGACGCCTCTCCGTGATTTTTCAGAGATGACCAGGAAAACCGTAATAGAGTTAAGGAAAATTTTAGATCAGAAGAGGTAAATGtcgttttttgtattttatatctgGACATTTAATTACAGTGTTAAATATTGAAACGTTGTTATTTCTCATGCAGCCTACATCTAGACTTCGCATAATGGAACCTTCATCGCAGGACGATTTCTCAAGTGTTTCGGTAAGTTTTGCATAATGCACACTCAGATTATAGCTAATTGTTACCGTCCGTAAATGTTGATAGTGATTTGAATTTCCATGCGCATAACTTCAGGAACCTTTGTCTGTCTCAGCCGATTATGACCCTTCTGTCTCAAATACTAATCTGACACCTTCCAAGAGAATTTTAAGTGATGTTGTTGAGGAAATTGAAAGTGTCCAGCTTTCGTCGACAAAGTTAATCAAAGATATCAAGAAGGAGGAATAATTGAAGGcttattttttaatatgtgtTGTACCCAGCTTTGGAGGATATTTtcttttggttgaatattttatCTTGCTTTATTGTCTGTGATTCTTATATTATGGGAAAAATTAAGTGTTTTATATTAAGCTATTGTATTTCCTGCTAATTTATGTGGGAACTATGTTTCTGTGGTATTTACTTTATGAAATACTATTTTTTGAGCTGTCTGAAAAttattgtttatttataaattggtttaatGTTGGCATATTGTATATATATAGATTAGTTTCATCATGCTTATTGTGTGAAGACTCATTCTATAATAAATTTTTcaagataaataaaaaaagatacaTATTCccaattcatatatattttttggcAACTCGAGAACATACAATTTTTCTACTAATTAATATGAGGTATTCGAACTTTAAAGACAAACATTTTTTCTACTCAAATAGGGATCTAATTCCTTAAATATACATTGTTTAATGGCAACGTCTAAAAACCTTCCCTTGCAACAATTTGTCTCCAACGAGTAGTTTCATGATCTCCTTTGCAAAACCATACCATCCCATTCCTAAATACATTTACACTGAGATCCTTTTTTTTCTAATAATGTTACATTCATATGCATTACGCGTCTCAAGATCCATCATGTTGCAAGAGGTAATGTCCGGACGAAGTGCTTTATGGATAACTTATTGCCTTAAGCCCAAATCCACTATAAATACCCTCAACTACATGTCATTCCTTCTAAAATAATTCTTCCAAAACTACTCAAGGTGTTATATGTGTTTTCTCAGTGATTTTTTTGCCATGTTCTGCTTCTTCTTCTGTATATTAACGTCTCTTCTTATCAGGTCAGCGTGAAAATATATTTATGGCGCGTCCTATTGAGTTTGTGAAGGATATCAATGACTCAAAGGACCTCTGGAAGATTTCTGTTAGGTGCAAACATATTTGGTCAGTcacaagtgcttcaaagaaggaaCACATTGAAATGATTCTCGTGGATTCCAACGTTTGTATCCTTATTCAATTTCTGTacaattatttttcaattttttgaagCAAATGTTGATTCCATATTTTTAAATCAATGTAGGGATCTATGATTCAAGCTGTTGTACCCCCGTACTTGGTTACCAAGTTCAAGGAATATCTCTCTCATGGTTGTTCATACGTAATGCAGAATTTTAAAGTAGGTTTCAATGACTTCTCTTTTAAGTCCACTGATCATAAACACAAGCTGGTGTTCTGTGGATCTACTTCTGTAAAGAAAACAGAGAACCTAGAAATTCCTGTTAATTTTCTCAATCTTCTTAGTTTGGCTGACATTGTGGATGGAAAGTTCCATTCAAATATTTTAgttggtaacaatcttcttggaCTAATCTTAGACTAATTCGTAATTTTTAACCTCTCCATTCAAGCGTGTATGAGTATTTACTTATATATCTACTTATCTTATATTGCATGTTTTATATTTCAGATGTTCTTGGTGGAGTTGTAGAGATTACTCAATCCCAAGTCAGTTCTGATAACAGCAAGAGCAAAGTTGTTTTTTCAATTACTGATAACAGGTAAAATCCATATATTcacaatattttaaatatgtataattaataatataaatagttAAATATAATATTGAACAATACATCTTATTacttatatgtaatatttttatcatttttatggaTTCATCTTTTTTAATACAGCAAATCCATTGTTGTGTGTACGTTATGGGGTCAATTTGCAATCCAATTCCATGAGTACTGGACAAATAATAAGGATGATGGGAATATGATTGTGCTTCTGATTAATGCTCGAATAAAGGAGGCTCAAGGTATATGCTTTTGAATTTTTGTAAATTAGTGATATCGATATATGTAAATAATTTCATTATctgatattaattaaaataaatttgtagGAAACTTTCCTTTAAACGTATCAAATGCGTGGAATGGCACAAAACTGTTCATAAATGATATTAGCTTTGATGAAGTTTCCAAACTAAAAGAAAGGTATTTGCATCATGCACTTTAAACAAATTTCAACGTGCATTATCCTTTATCTCTGTAACCGCTTGATAGAAAATATAATTCTAAATTGCATTATCACATTATTGATGCAGTTTtaaaggtgattttccaaagttgTCAGATTCAAGTGGGCAAGTTACTGCATCACAAAATTCATACTACTCAGATTTCGATAAGTTTGTATGGAAAGCTGGTATATTAAGTCTTGCAGAAATAGGGATTTTGCAACAGGCAAGAGATCACATATTTTAaatgtatattattaattttgtgtCGTTCATCAATAAATCtatatttgtttgatttgttagGAAACTACGTGTGTAACTGTTGCGACGCTGGATAAATTTGATGTTGGCCAAGCTGGATGGTATTACGATGGATGTGTTGAATGCACAAAAAGTGTGACTCTGAGGGATGGAAAGCTTGAGTGCTATGCAAAACACATAAGTCCACGTCCCGTGCCCAGGTATTCTTAAACATTTTGctgtaatttttatttgttttgtatatTTTATTATGGCATATGAGATTATAACTGTTGTAGGTTTAAACTCGAAATATTGGCTGTTGACGGTAAATGTAAGGTAAAGTTTATTTTTTGGGACGTCGATTGTGTTAAGTTGGTTGGCAAATCCGCTGTTGAGATGATAAATCATCTAAAAAAGGTACATGAGACGGCTTCATCATTCAAGATCCATCATGTTGCAAGAGGTAATGTCCGGACGAAGTGCTTTCTGGATAACTTATGCTGGAAAATGCTGCATGTATAAATTGATAAAACAAGCAATAGTTACTTCATATAAGTATTGGGTATAAATATGTTAAACATAAAATTTGATGTTTTATTACCATAACTTGATTGCCTTTTTTTGCTGTTTTAGTTATTTCTTTTTCCCATGCTATATTTTTGTGCAAGCCACCAAGCATGGTATCATTATCAGAGCATTCTCCTATTTCGGTTTTTTTTTACATTTGTTGGCATTTTCTGGTTCTCTTACTGTAATATCCATATTCATTTGCTCAACAACATTGTTTGGTTCGATACCTTCTATTTCTGGACACAGCACTTCAGCATCAGTCGTCTGAGTGGTTGCAAGTAATTATTCCACCGTTTTAGCTAGCAAATCATACAATGTGCTGGTGTTCAACGTAGGAAATTGGTTTGTACATGGTAaggtttattaaaaaaatattttgaatactatataatttaaataacaaaTTAGGAAAATATTGCTTGCTAAAACCCTTATATAGTTGGGGAAGACATCTCAAAGCTATCTTTCTTAGAAACAATACAGTATGAAACTATATTTcaactaataaataataaaaatagccaACCATTTTGTATATAAATCGAAAACGTGAAAATATTGGTTACTTAAATGATATATGTCAACATGATGATGCATCTTTCAATATTCTCAAAAACGAATAGCTTTTCTATTCATCACGTTCTCCAACCAACTGTGTAATGATGAAAACCTGTGTGTTGACCATTTCATTTAATTTTCGCTTTCATATTATGCGTGTGAACCCGTGATAGTAATTATTATGGCGTGCACTTTATCCCTTATTCAATTAAAATGACTCTTTGAGATTTATGTATTGTTTTATTGATATAGGCAAATCTTGGATTTGTCTCTTGGAAATATCTATATATACATAACAATATGAGCCTGTATTTTCTTAATCAATAGTTATACATCTGGCTTAAAACAAAAAAGTTGCTCTTATCATGTGTTGTTTATATCAATGAAATACTATATAGTAATATGTTGCATATTGTAATCCAATAATGATGGATACAACTATCATTGAGAGGAAGAAGAAATCGGCACTCGCAAGAAGACATCGGAGACAggtcttgaatgaaagaacaaaaaaaagaaataaagttgATGAGAATGGAAGTGATTTCAAGATATGTTATAGTAGTTTCAATCATCCATTATGTGACAATATAAGAAGACCACTGTCTAATATAACTTCTTCTATCAATAATGTAAGGATTCAGAATCGTCACTCGCCACCCGGTGGAACTGCAAATTCATCAGCCAAACTATTGCACAGTGGTCTGAAAGAATCTGTGTCATACAATCTTATGGAAAAACATGCCTTCGataatattgtttatcatgcaacACCTCAACCTAACATGATATATACTAATTTCTCATCTGGCAGCTCCATATCAACTATTACTGCTGTTTCACTTACCCCTGCACAGAAATCTGCAATGGCACGTGAGAGGAGGAAGTCACTTATTAAGTTGAAAAAGTCTCACACACGCACACATTATGAAAACGAAAGATGTACCACTAGAGAAACTGAGAATCTTCATTCTCCGGTATGTATATCAGAATTTTTACAACATGTGTTAAAGTTTTTTATTGCAACTTATTCCTTTCCTGAACATATAAGCATCATGTTATAAATTTGTTTACAGACGATAGCATCCGTCGTTTCGtccaacaaaaagaaaaaaattgatgatGTCTGAACCATCGCAGCAAATTTATTCAATGACTTTTCTAATGTTGACAATGGGGGTATCTCTTCCTCCACAAGCAAGCGTGGTGGTACGACCGACGTAAACATTGAAGATGATGATAGGTCTGATGATGATAGATCGGATGATTCGTTTAGTGATAGTGAATATGAGTTCATAAACAAAAATCCTGACTATGATACGACATCAAGCGTCAATGATGAGGAACAACAAAATACAAATTATAGTTTGATTAATGATCAAGTTTCAGGTAAAGTTAGATTTTAAAAAGTTATATTAACATTTCACAAATTATATCTCTCTAACAGCTTTTATGGTAGCCTATTACGGATAATTCATCATTCATAaggaatttattatattagtagAAAAAATTGCaattgtattatttattttgttcatTTGTTATGGGCATATTATAATTTCTGTTATACCTTTTCAGGATACTCGGATATAGGTGATCCTGCAATAGAATGTACACATTGTGGGGCACTTATGTGGTACGGAGAGAAAACTGACAAACGAAAACATACTGTGGTCCCCAAATTCCAACAATGTTGTGGAAATGGCAAGATTTTGCTTCCTCTTTTGAAATTACCTCCTCCTTATCTCAACCATTTGTTGTTTCAAGATAATGGTGCGGAGACTCAGAATTATTAGCAATATTGTAGATTGTACAACATGATATTTGCCTTTACATCTCCTGGTATGAAGTTTGACAACAGGTTCAATACCGGTGGAGGGCCTCCTAACATCAGAGTACATGGACAGTCTTGCCATAGGATTGGGAGCATGATGTCGCTTAATGGACAGACACCAAGATTTTCTCAGCTATATATATATGACACTGAAAATGAAATACAACATAGGATTAAAGGAATGGGGTAATTAATCACGATTGATTTATATAATAGACTACATTAATAATATAtggttattattataaattattgctCTATAATTTAATTCACATGTTGTAATGTATTTTTCAGGAACAATCCAAATATAAATCCGCATATTGTAACCGGATTGAAAAATATGCTTGATGAGTTCAACACACATCCTAAATCTTTTAGGATGGCAGCAGACAGGCTACGAGATTCAAATGTACCATAATTGAAGCTAAGATTAATTGCAGATAGATCAAAAGATGGTAGAATTTACAATCAACCCAATGTGGCAGAAGTTGCTGCATTGATAGTAGGTGACGTTGACACTGGAGACAAAAGGGACATTATTCTTGAGAGGCAGAGCGGAAAGCTAAAGAGAATAAGTGAGTTTCATCCAAGTTATCTTGCTTTACAATATCCACTACTGTTTCCTTATGGAGAAGACGGATTTAGGCTTGGTGTTCTACACAGGGaaacaaattcaaaaaataaacagACGAATAAGCTTACCATAAGAGAATGGCTTGCATATCGCATTCAAACAAGAACAACCGAGGCACATACGCTTTTGAGATCACAAAGACTATTTCAGCAATTTTTGGTTGATGGATTCAGTATGATGGAGTCCCAAAGATTAAATTATATCCGCAAGCATCAGAAGAAACTTGGAGTTTCTAAGTACTCCAATCTGACCGGTCCAGACCAAGAATCGGACACACATGGTTCAAACAAAGGTAAAAGGGTAGTTTTGCTGTCAAGCTATGTTGGTAGCAGGAGATACATGGAGCAGCTTTATTTTGATGGAATGGCTATTTATAGCCACATTGGTTTTCCCGATCTTTTTATCACATTTACTTGCAATCCAAATTGGCCCGAACTTAAAAGACTAACCGACAAAATAAAGCTTCATCCTCACGATTGCCCTGATCTCATATCTCGAGTTTTTAAAATCAAGTTGGATGAGTTATTGTCTGATTTAACAAAAAAGCATGTCTTGGGGAGAGTTGTTGCATGTAAGTCATTATACACTGCACTAATCTACATGGGCCGTTTGGGTTTAATATTACTACTTTGAAACATTATTATTCTTATTGTTTCACTATTTTATGTTATTGCAGATATATACACAATTGAATTTCAAAAAAGAGGTTTACCGCATGCACATATTCTGCTATTTATGCTTCCCCATAGCAAGTGTCCCACTCCAGAGGATATAAATAACATCATTTCAGCAGAAATTCCTTCGGATGAAGATGATATGCAACTTTATCATTTGGTGAAGACACATATGATTCACGACCCATGTGGATATGCAAACACTTCATCGCCTTGCATGAAAAATAATCGATGCTCAAAATTCTTCCCAAAAAAATTTCAGCCTCGCACTGTTGTTGACCACGAAGGATATCCTTTGTACATGAGAAGAGATACTGGAAATACAGTTACGAAAAAGGACGTTGTTCTTGATAACAGATTTGTAGTTCCTTATAATCCATATTTGTTGAAGAAATTTCAGGATCACATCAACATTGAGTGGTGTAATCAAGGAACATCCATTAAgtatttattcaaatatattaacaAAGGATATGACCGAATTACCGCAACTGTAGTTGATACTAACACTGATGGATCATCTTTAAATGGAAATCTTGATGAAATAAAACAATATCTTGACTGTAGATATGTCTCCCCAAGTGAATCATGCTGGAGGATATTCTCTTTTCCCATTCATGGAAGGTCTCCCGCGGTCGAGAGGTTGTATTTTCATCTTAAGGGAGACAATTGTGTTTACTACACTGATTATGAGTTGATTGATGAGGTACTTGAAAAACCAAGTGTGAAAGAGTCTATGTTTACCGCTTGGATGGAAGCAAACAAGACATATTCAGAGGCAAAAGATTTGACTTACTCCAAGTTTCTCACAATATTTGTGTATGACAAAAGATACAGACGGTGGAGACCATGCAAAAGAGGTAATACAATTGGAATACTTATATGGGTTCCGCCAAGTACCGGTGAGCTTTTTTATCTTAGAATGATGTTAACGGTAGCAAAAGGACCGACATGCTACGAGGACATAAAAAAGGTGGGAGGAATTGTTCGGCACAGTTTTAGGGATGCATGTTTCGAAATGGGATTTCTTAATGGTGATAAGGAATATGTTTCGGCCATATACGAGGCCAAACATTGGGGTTCAGGTCATTTTTTGCGACAATTTTTTGTCACCATGCTACTCTCCGGTACAATGAATAGACCTAACCATGTTTGGGAGAAAACTTGGAAGGTATTGGCAGACGGTATTCTTTACCAGCAGAGGCAAGCAACCAATAAAATAGGTACATTCTAACTATTTTTTCTATCCCAATGATATGTTGGTTATCTATGAATGAGTCTCATATTAAAATATTTACATGGCTGCAACATAGCAATATTAAGCTAAAAACGGTCCAAAGATACATTCTAAAATAATGCATAATTTATATATACTTTTGTCAATGAAATAGGCCAGACATCGAGGCGATTATTGTGCTGTTCATAGATAAATATCGTTTCTGCgatgttttttttaatagagtGGTATCCTTCCTTCCGTGCCGACTAATCCACCCGAGAGGAGTTTCTTAAGCTCCCTCACGTAGCCTCTGAAAGTTGGCCCCGGGCTACTTCGTGCTCCTTTTTTTTGTTATAGATCTGCATTTAACAGACATTGAATTGGAAAACTTGACCCTCATTGCCATTGAGAACATGTTGCAGTCTAATAGAAAAAGCTTGCATGAGTTTAAAGATATGTCATATCCCAACTCATATGTCACAAGAGACATTGGAAACCGACTGATTTATGACGAACGTGATTACAACGTTGATGATGAAAGAAAAAATTTCACTACTCTATTCAAATCACTAACAGGTGATTTTATAAAAAACTTGATATTATTTGCAATTCCGTTACGTTATTTTTATGGGCCGTAATTCCGAAAAAATATAAGCAAACTCATTATTTGCAgatgagcaacgtggcatttttGAAACAATCATGCAAGCTATCAAGAAACAAAGAGGAGGGGTGTTTTTTACATGGTTATGGAGGTACAGGCAAGACTTTCATGTGGAGAACACTGTCAAGTGCACTGCGTTCAGAGAGAAAAATATGTATTACTGTTGCTTCAAGTGGCATAGCTTCATTATTATTGCCAGGTGGAAGAATTGCACATTCAAAGTTCAAAATTCCAGTGCCGACCCTTGACAACTTTACATGCAATATCGACAAGAATACCGAGCATGCACAATTACTTCAGGCAACTGATGTGATCATATGGGATGAAGCACCCATGGCACATAAAAATTGCTTTGAAGCATTAGACAAAACCCTTAAAGACCTCATGAACCAGAATGGTCTATCGAGTAGAATATTTGGAGGGAAAGTTATTGTTTTCGGCGGAGATTTTCGGCAGATTCTTCCTGTTGTTCCAAGAGCATCTCGTTCCGATATTGTTCATGCATCAATATTCTC is part of the Vicia villosa cultivar HV-30 ecotype Madison, WI linkage group LG2, Vvil1.0, whole genome shotgun sequence genome and encodes:
- the LOC131650379 gene encoding uncharacterized protein LOC131650379, producing the protein MARPIEFVRDINDSKDLWKISVRCKHIWSVTSASKKEHIEMILVDSNGSMIQAVVPPYLVTKFKEYLSHGCSYVMQNFKVGFNDFSFKSTDHKHKLVFCGSTSVKKTENLEIPVNFLNLLSLVDIVDGKFHSNILVDVLGGVVEITQSQVSSDNSKSKVVFSITDNSKSIVVCTLWGQFAIQFHEYWTNNKDDGNMIVLLINARIKEAQGNFPLNVSNAWNGTKLFINDISFDEVSKLKESFKGDFPKLSDSSVQVTASQNSYYSDFDKFVWKAGILSLAEIGILQQETTCVTVATLDKFDVGQAGWYYDGCVECTKSVTLRDGKLECYAKHISPRPVPRFKLEILAVDGKCKAKFIFWDVDCVKLVGKSAVEMINRLKKPTSRLRIMEPSSQDDFSSVSEPLSVSADYDPSVSNTNLTPSKRILSDVVEEIESVQLSSTKLIKDIKKEE
- the LOC131650380 gene encoding uncharacterized protein LOC131650380; protein product: MARPIEFVKDINDSKDLWKISVRCKHIWSVTSASKKEHIEMILVDSNGSMIQAVVPPYLVTKFKEYLSHGCSYVMQNFKVGFNDFSFKSTDHKHKLVFCGSTSVKKTENLEIPVNFLNLLSLADIVDGKFHSNILVDVLGGVVEITQSQVSSDNSKSKVVFSITDNSKSIVVCTLWGQFAIQFHEYWTNNKDDGNMIVLLINARIKEAQGNFPLNVSNAWNGTKLFINDISFDEVSKLKESFKGDFPKLSDSSGQVTASQNSYYSDFDKFVWKAGILSLAEIGILQQETTCVTVATLDKFDVGQAGWYYDGCVECTKSVTLRDGKLECYAKHISPRPVPRFKLEILAVDGKCKVKFIFWDVDCVKLVGKSAVEMINHLKKVHETASSFKIHHVARGNVRTKCFLDNLCWKMLHV
- the LOC131650381 gene encoding uncharacterized protein LOC131650381, which translates into the protein MDTTIIERKKKSALARRHRRQVLNERTKKRNKVDENGSDFKICYSSFNHPLCDNIRRPLSNITSSINNVRIQNRHSPPGGTANSSAKLLHSGLKESVSYNLMEKHAFDNIVYHATPQPNMIYTNFSSGSSISTITAVSLTPAQKSAMARERRKSLIKLKKSHTRTHYENERCTTRETENLHSPVSNLFNDFSNVDNGGISSSTSKRGGTTDVNIEDDDRSDDDRSDDSFSDSEYEFINKNPDYDTTSSVNDEEQQNTNYSLINDQVSGYSDIGDPAIECTHCGALMWYGEKTDKRKHTVVPKFQQCCGNGKILLPLLKLPPPYLNHLLFQDNDRSKDGRIYNQPNVAEVAALIVGDVDTGDKRDIILERQSGKLKRISEFHPSYLALQYPLLFPYGEDGFRLGVLHRETNSKNKQTNKLTIREWLAYRIQTRTTEAHTLLRSQRLFQQFLVDGFSMMESQRLNYIRKHQKKLGVSKYSNLTGPDQESDTHGSNKGKRVVLLSSYVGSRRYMEQLYFDGMAIYSHIGFPDLFITFTCNPNWPELKRLTDKIKLHPHDCPDLISRVFKIKLDELLSDLTKKHVLGRVVAYIYTIEFQKRGLPHAHILLFMLPHSKCPTPEDINNIISAEIPSDEDDMQLYHLVKTHMIHDPCGYANTSSPCMKNNRCSKFFPKKFQPRTVVDHEGYPLYMRRDTGNTVTKKDVVLDNRFVVPYNPYLLKKFQDHINIEWCNQGTSIKYLFKYINKGYDRITATVVDTNTDGSSLNGNLDEIKQYLDCRYVSPSESCWRIFSFPIHGRSPAVERLYFHLKGDNCVYYTDYELIDEVLEKPSVKESMFTAWMEANKTYSEAKDLTYSKFLTIFVYDKRYRRWRPCKRGNTIGILIWVPPSTGELFYLRMMLTVAKGPTCYEDIKKVGGIVRHSFRDACFEMGFLNGDKEYVSAIYEAKHWGSGHFLRQFFVTMLLSGTMNRPNHVWEKTWKVLADGILYQQRQATNKIDLHLTDIELENLTLIAIENMLQSNRKSLHEFKDMSYPNSYVTRDIGNRLIYDERDYNMSNVAFLKQSCKLSRNKEEGCFLHGYGGTGKTFMWRTLSSALRSERKICITVASSGIASLLLPGGRIAHSKFKIPVPTLDNFTCNIDKNTEHAQLLQATDVIIWDEAPMAHKNCFEALDKTLKDLMNQNGLSSRIFGGKVIVFGGDFRQILPVVPRASRSDIVHASIFSSYVWDYCKVLTLTRNMRLKNGKGNNSNNEIAEFSKWILDVSDGKIFEPNDGLVDIEIPRELLITDFEDPVQAIVESTYPDLLQNYYCLDYLQGKAILASTIEVVDKINHYILDLIQGEEKEYLSFDEIDKTDVNYTEAYEVLTPEFLSNLRTSGLPNHIIKLKTLYCLINYELASLCLFNHFALALELIWKLLKFGLYPGD